In Helianthus annuus cultivar XRQ/B chromosome 8, HanXRQr2.0-SUNRISE, whole genome shotgun sequence, a single genomic region encodes these proteins:
- the LOC110873914 gene encoding uncharacterized protein LOC110873914, which produces MAEMKYHLRINSFWKEYTSWTYHRDTTPIAQVNDVAPQDGMVNVIEDIRGERMEEDTYLNQENSNGDSSGVVDDFEDLIKEAETELYPGCTKFSSIDFLAKLLNIKDTYHFQNEGVDRLLSLLRESMPEGNKIPPSYYVAKKTFKKIGLAYEMIDVCTNDCALFWKENESLQNCPVCNESRWVDKDTKGTKVARKVLRYFPLTPRLRRLYCSRHTAKDMIWHSTGRSEDGTMRHPVDGSAWQDFDKKYPNFAMEPRNVRLGLAADGFNPFNNGSGSSTHSTWPVILTTYNLPPWLCMRESTFMLTLLIPGPKSPGKDMDVFLRPLVDELRQLWQTGVRTKDAATNTYFTMKAALLWTINDFPARSSLSGWSGQGYMACPTCNQDTPSIRVTGKCAYVGHRRFLDANHPWRTSLDFNGRPETRDPPRQFSPADIEAQLGRLINRLPGKHPDFGGRRITRSDFELNWSKRSIFFDLEYWSSLQLKHNLDVMHIEKNVCDSLLGTLLMNDKSKDTPNARSDLEKLNIRPSQWLKQSGGKFLSPHPKYSFKSDDRKLFCQFIKNVKLPDGFGSNISKRVTDNNANITGLKSHDCHILMQRLIPIGVRGLLTKDTSTPIVDLCMFFKQLCSRTLSVDDMKKAKDDIVTILCKLEMIYPPAFFDIMVHLLVHLPDEAIAGGPVAFRWMYPFERYMKKLKNYVKNPARPEGCIAECYVFEEALTFCSMYLKDVQTKFNRPDRKDDVVVEKRKLWVFESKCRYVGARKEKYLSFIEKSKMEWFVLENCAEVREYMK; this is translated from the coding sequence ATGGCAGAAATGAAATACCATTTGCGTATTAACAGTTTTTGGAAGGAATACACTTCGTGGACCTATCACAGGGACACGACTCCAATTGCACAAGTAAACGATGTTGCGCCACAAGATGGTATGGTAAACGTTATTGAAGACATTAGGGGGGAGCGTATGGAAGAAGATACATACCTTAACCAAGAGAACTCGAATGGAGATAGTAGCggtgttgttgatgattttgaAGACCTGATAAAGGAAGCTGAAACAGAATTATATCCTGGTTGTACTAAGTTTTCTTCTATCGACTTTTTAGCAAAGCTTTTGAATATAAAGGATACGTACCATTTTCAAAATGAAGGAGTAGATCGACTCCTCTCGTTGTTGCGAGAGTCAATGCCAGAAGGCAACAAGATTCCCCCTTCGTATTATGTAGCTAAGAAGACATTTAAGAAGATTGGTTTGGCATATGAGATGATAGATGTGTGCACAAATGATTGTGCTCTCTTTTGGAAAGAAAACGAGTCCTTGCAAAATTGTCCCGTTTGTAATGAGAGTCGATGGGTCGATAAAGACACAAAAGGCACGAAGGTGGCTCGTAAGGTGTTACGATACTTTCCTTTGACGCCTAGACTACGACGTTTGTATTGTTCAAGGCACACAGCGAAAGATATGATATGGCATAGTACCGGACGATCGGAAGATGGGACTATGCGTCATCCAGTTGATGGATCTGCATGGCAAGACTTTGATAAAAAGTACCCAAACTTCGCGATGGAGCCACGAAATGTTCGCTTAGGGCTTGCAGCTGACGGTTTTAATCCCTTTAACAACGGTAGTGGATCCTCGACTCATAGCACGTGGCCGGTTATACTCACCACATATAATCTGCCTCCCTGGCTATGCATGCGAGAGTCCACATTCATGTTGACCTTGTTGATTCCTGGCCCTAAATCACCGGGGAAAGACATGGACGTTTTCCTTAGACCGTTAGTGGATGAGCTTAGGCAATTGTGGCAGACAGGTGTACGTACTAAAGACGCAGCAACAAACACATACTTCACAATGAAGGCGGCGTTGTTATGGACCATAAATGACTTTCCAGCCCGTAGTAGCCTATCAGGTTGGAGCGGACAAGGCTACATGGCATGCCCAACTTGTAACCAAGACACTCCTTCAATACGTGTAACTGGTAAATGTGCTTATGTTGGCCATCGCCGGTTCTTAGATGCCAACCATCCTTGGAGAACAAGTCTCGACTTTAACGGGAGACCCGAGACACGAGACCCTCCGAGACAGTTTAGCCCAGCTGACATAGAAGCTCAACTAGGTCGTTTAATTAATCGTCTACCAGGCAAGCATCCAGATTTTGGAGGTAGGAGGATAACCCGGTCAGATTTCGAGTTGAACTGGTCCAAAAGAAGCATATTTTTTGACCTTGAGTATTGGTCTTCTCTGCAGCTGAAACATAACTTAGATGTAATGCATATAGAGAAAAATGTGTGCGACAGCTTGCTCGGTACTCTTCTGATGAACGATAAGAGCAAAGACACGCCAAATGCGCGGTCTGACTTGGAAAAACTAAACATTCGGCCGTCACAATGGCTGAAACAATCGGGTGGCAAGTTCTTAAGTCCCCACCCAAAGTACTCATTCAAGTCCGATGATCGAAAACTTTTTTGTCAgtttataaaaaatgttaaattaCCAGATGGGTTTGGATCTAATATCAGTAAGAGGGTGACAGATAACAATGCTAACATTACCGGGTTGAAATCTCATgactgtcatatcctcatgcaaCGTTTGATACCGATTGGGGTTAGAGGGCTTTTGACTAAAGATACATCTACACCAATAGTAGACCTTTGTATGTTCTTTAAGCAACTTTGCTCTAGAACACTATCGGTGGATGATATGAAGAAAGCAAAGGATGACATTGTTACCATCTTATGCAAGTTAGAGATGATCTATCCACCTGCGTTTTTTGACATTATGGTTCATTTACTTGTGCATTTACCTGATGAAGCGATTGCGGGAGGTCCAGTAGCTTTTAGATGGATGTATCCATTTGAAAGGTACATGAAAAAACTAAAGAACTATGTTAAAAACCCGGCAAGGCCTGAAGGTTGTATAGCTGAATGTTATGTGTTTGAAGAAGCTCTAACATTTTGTTCAATGTACCTTAAAGATGTTCAGACTAAGTTCAATCGCCCAGATAGAAAAGATGATGTCGTTGTTGAAAAAAGAAAGTTATGGGTGTTTGAGTCAAAATGTCGTTATGTTGGCGCAAGAAAGGAGAAATATCTATCATTCATCGAAAAAAGCAAGATGGAATGGTTTGTCCTCGAAAACTGCGCAGAAGTTAGGGAGTACATGAAGTGA